A section of the Streptomyces sp. Je 1-369 genome encodes:
- a CDS encoding AfsR/SARP family transcriptional regulator: MSERCGLRFGLLGAPAVYDAGGAPHPVRSAKGRALLAALLLEPDRVVSLGALKDALWGDFPPASAQASLQNHVTRLRRLLDDPGRLHAVPPGYRLRVGEGELDVRVFEHLVARARAAHAERDWVRASQCATDALALWRGTPLSGLPDSLDGHPLVPRLEEARLLALQWRYDAELELGTGLSALAPELASLVAEYPLREVFHRQLMLVLHRTGRDAEALAVHRELRHRLIRELGTEPGEGVRDAHREVLRGPWVNAPGGAGGDAVGGSGAGGGGGGSGAGLGSGAGAAVAVAAGVKAGAAAAASVGPAADGTASVGPAADGAASVTPGATGPTADGPVSRVSASTASGVSQLPPAPAHFTGRDRTVRELRRTLAGAGGGRVAVVSGMAGVGKSALAVHVAHALRAEFPDGQLYVNLRGATPGMTPLTPTQALGALLRDLGAEPRHAPDGAEDPAAASALLRSLLAPTRTLMVLDDAATAAQVRPLLPAGDGCAVVVTSRSPLTALDGAERFPLEPLSDGDSAALLRAVSGRAGLDAGHPLVELAGRLPLALRIVAARLAARRALTPDALAELLTVSGGRLHHLEYDDLSVRRSLAVALDALRTSDREADRDAARALTRIGALDLPTYGVPLLARLLGTDELRAGAALDRLVDVALLDETSYGRYTPHDLVRDFARETAADAGREADRETDGKADRAADRGAGRAADRAADRGADRGAGTETDLVEEAFRWYAESARRTLLAILPESLDRADRLRGVDAVLARPGRSAADAGPPLTAESAFAWGDTELPNVLALTERHPDPAGLLPVLVRCLFPYLQRRGRLTELAALGALALDAARRRGDTAAEAQALTDAAGVHFMSGRSSEALALNDEALTLWRTLGYVSCVRRGLNNRGLLLEGLGRHTESAESLHRSLDLARELADPLSEAITLSHLGNLYEHTDARAAITHHERSLAIGDTLGHAVVRQSAHCNIGYAHLTLGEPAAALGHFEESLRLHGEYEDWHSASQARLGLVRALRGLSRTTDATRECTALLDRAEQRGDAHMTGLARHQRGLLLRAEGREQDAYEQWRTALAALDGTDSKVVDELRTLLTP; the protein is encoded by the coding sequence TTGAGCGAGCGGTGCGGACTGCGGTTCGGCCTGCTCGGGGCTCCCGCTGTGTACGACGCGGGGGGCGCGCCGCACCCCGTGCGCAGCGCGAAGGGGCGCGCGCTGCTGGCCGCGCTCCTGCTCGAGCCCGACCGGGTCGTCTCCCTCGGCGCTCTCAAGGACGCCCTGTGGGGCGACTTCCCCCCTGCGTCGGCGCAGGCGTCCCTCCAGAACCACGTGACGCGGCTGCGCCGGCTCCTGGACGACCCGGGGCGGCTGCACGCGGTTCCGCCGGGGTACCGGTTGCGGGTCGGCGAGGGCGAGTTGGACGTACGGGTCTTCGAGCACCTGGTGGCACGGGCGCGGGCGGCGCACGCGGAACGGGACTGGGTGCGGGCGTCGCAGTGCGCCACGGACGCGCTCGCGCTGTGGCGGGGCACGCCGTTGAGCGGGCTTCCCGACTCGCTGGACGGCCACCCTCTCGTACCGCGCCTGGAAGAGGCACGTCTCCTCGCGCTGCAGTGGCGGTACGACGCGGAACTGGAACTCGGCACGGGGCTGAGTGCGCTGGCGCCCGAACTCGCTTCGCTGGTCGCGGAGTACCCCCTCCGCGAGGTCTTCCACCGCCAGCTGATGCTGGTGCTCCACCGCACGGGCCGCGACGCGGAGGCCCTCGCCGTCCACCGCGAACTGCGCCACAGGCTGATCCGGGAACTCGGCACGGAGCCGGGGGAGGGGGTACGGGACGCGCATCGGGAGGTGCTGAGGGGGCCGTGGGTGAACGCCCCGGGGGGTGCCGGTGGCGATGCCGTTGGCGGTAGCGGTGCCGGAGGCGGCGGTGGTGGTAGCGGTGCCGGTCTCGGGTCCGGTGCCGGTGCCGCTGTTGCTGTCGCTGCCGGTGTCAAGGCCGGTGCCGCTGCCGCCGCCTCCGTCGGTCCAGCGGCTGACGGCACCGCCTCCGTCGGTCCAGCGGCTGACGGCGCCGCCTCCGTGACGCCTGGTGCGACCGGTCCGACGGCCGACGGGCCGGTGTCCCGTGTGTCTGCTTCGACCGCGTCGGGGGTCTCGCAACTTCCGCCCGCCCCCGCCCACTTCACCGGCCGGGACCGCACCGTGCGGGAGCTGAGGCGAACCCTGGCCGGAGCCGGAGGGGGGCGCGTCGCCGTCGTCTCCGGCATGGCGGGTGTCGGCAAGAGCGCGCTTGCCGTGCACGTCGCGCACGCGTTGCGCGCGGAGTTTCCGGATGGGCAGCTCTACGTCAATCTGCGCGGCGCCACCCCCGGCATGACCCCCCTCACCCCGACGCAGGCCCTCGGCGCGCTCCTGCGGGACCTCGGTGCCGAGCCCCGGCACGCGCCGGACGGCGCCGAAGACCCCGCTGCCGCGAGCGCGTTGCTGCGGTCGCTGCTCGCGCCCACCCGTACCCTCATGGTCCTCGACGACGCCGCCACGGCCGCGCAGGTGCGGCCCCTGCTGCCCGCGGGCGACGGGTGCGCGGTCGTCGTCACCAGCCGCTCCCCGCTGACCGCCCTCGACGGCGCGGAACGTTTCCCGCTGGAGCCCCTCTCCGACGGGGACAGCGCCGCGCTCCTGCGCGCCGTCTCCGGTCGCGCCGGACTCGACGCGGGGCACCCCCTCGTCGAACTCGCAGGACGCCTCCCCCTCGCCCTGCGCATCGTCGCCGCCCGCCTCGCCGCCCGGCGCGCCCTCACCCCGGACGCCCTCGCCGAACTCCTCACCGTCAGTGGCGGCCGCCTGCACCACTTGGAGTACGACGACCTGAGCGTGCGCCGTTCCCTCGCCGTCGCCCTCGACGCCCTGCGGACCTCCGACCGCGAGGCCGACCGCGACGCGGCACGTGCCCTCACCCGGATCGGCGCGCTCGACCTCCCCACGTACGGAGTGCCGCTCCTGGCCCGCCTGTTGGGCACCGACGAGCTGCGTGCGGGCGCGGCCCTAGACCGCCTCGTCGACGTCGCCCTCCTCGACGAGACGTCGTACGGCCGCTACACCCCGCACGACCTCGTACGCGACTTCGCGAGGGAGACGGCGGCGGACGCGGGCAGGGAGGCGGACAGGGAGACAGATGGGAAAGCAGACAGGGCAGCAGACAGGGGAGCAGGCAGGGCAGCAGACAGGGCAGCAGACAGGGGAGCAGACAGGGGAGCAGGCACGGAGACGGACCTCGTGGAGGAGGCGTTCCGCTGGTACGCCGAGTCCGCCCGCCGCACCCTCCTCGCCATCCTCCCGGAGAGCCTGGACCGCGCGGACCGCCTCCGTGGCGTGGACGCGGTCCTCGCCCGCCCCGGCCGGTCCGCCGCCGACGCGGGCCCGCCCCTCACCGCCGAGTCCGCCTTCGCCTGGGGCGACACCGAACTCCCCAACGTCCTCGCCCTCACCGAACGGCACCCCGATCCCGCGGGACTGCTCCCCGTCCTGGTCCGCTGTCTCTTCCCCTACCTCCAGCGCCGTGGCCGCCTCACCGAACTGGCCGCACTCGGCGCGCTCGCGCTGGACGCCGCGCGCCGCCGGGGCGACACCGCCGCCGAGGCGCAGGCCCTCACCGACGCGGCGGGCGTGCACTTCATGTCAGGCCGCAGCAGCGAGGCCCTCGCCCTGAACGACGAGGCCCTCACCCTCTGGCGCACCCTCGGCTACGTGTCCTGCGTACGCCGAGGCCTCAACAACCGCGGCCTCCTCCTCGAAGGCCTCGGGCGCCACACCGAGTCCGCCGAGTCCCTCCACCGGAGCCTGGACCTCGCCAGGGAGCTCGCCGACCCGCTCAGCGAGGCGATCACCCTCAGCCACCTCGGCAACCTGTACGAGCACACGGACGCCCGCGCCGCCATCACCCACCACGAACGCAGCCTCGCCATCGGTGACACCCTCGGGCACGCCGTCGTACGGCAGTCCGCCCACTGCAACATCGGCTACGCCCACCTCACCCTCGGCGAACCCGCCGCCGCCCTCGGCCACTTCGAGGAGAGTCTGCGCCTGCACGGTGAGTACGAGGACTGGCACAGCGCGTCCCAGGCCCGCCTCGGCCTGGTCCGTGCCCTGCGCGGACTTTCCCGCACCACGGACGCGACCCGCGAGTGCACCGCGCTGCTCGACCGCGCCGAACAACGCGGCGACGCCCACATGACGGGTCTGGCCAGGCACCAACGCGGGCTCCTGCTGCGGGCGGAGGGGCGCGAGCAGGACGCGTACGAACAGTGGCGGACGGCGCTGGCGGCGCTGGACGGCACGGACAGCAAGGTGGTGGACGAACTCAGGACGCTGCTGACGCCGTAG
- a CDS encoding bifunctional 3'-5' exonuclease/DNA polymerase, with the protein MAGRRWVVAGVEGGGAELVPLGDDALPASRVVREPDLAEAVRSRPDVDRWVWRSTAEIYPRLLASGTRVPRCYDIEAAELLLLGHEGRLGEPRSAAAALARLRHTPVPPDPPPRAAEPGTQDSLFEPRPGGVPVTIDELVEVHAEQQRRHDATAHPGRMRLLTASESAGMLVAAEMNAAGLPWRADVHRDLLNELLGERYAGRGEPRRLAELADDVSAAFGRRVRPDLAADVVKAFAQAGIKVKSTRRWELEGLDHPAVKPLIEYKKLYRIWTAHGWSWLQDWVHDGRFRPEYTPGGSVSGRWTTNGGGALQIPKIIRRAVVADPGWRLVVADADQMEPRVLAAISRDRGLMEVAGSEEDLYTRLSDRAFSGDRDHAKIALLGAVYGQTSGDGLKNLAALRRRFPLAVAYVDDAAKAGEEGRLVRTWLGRTSPPAAGAGEDDEAGIPQEEAASSSGGGLGSGSEEFVPGYASSNARARGRFTRNFVVQGSAADWALLMLAALRRTITEGGLRAELVFFQHDEVIVHCPADEAETVALAVREAGDLAGRIAFGETPVRFPFTTAIVECYADAK; encoded by the coding sequence ATGGCTGGTCGACGGTGGGTTGTCGCTGGGGTCGAGGGGGGAGGCGCTGAGCTCGTCCCCCTCGGGGACGACGCGCTGCCCGCGAGCCGCGTCGTCCGCGAACCCGACCTCGCCGAAGCCGTCCGGTCCCGCCCGGACGTCGACCGGTGGGTCTGGCGGTCCACCGCCGAGATCTACCCCCGCCTCCTCGCCTCCGGCACCCGCGTACCCCGCTGCTACGACATCGAGGCCGCCGAACTCCTCCTCCTGGGCCACGAGGGCCGCCTCGGCGAGCCCCGTTCCGCCGCCGCCGCGCTCGCCAGGCTCCGCCACACCCCCGTACCCCCGGATCCCCCGCCCCGCGCCGCCGAGCCCGGCACGCAGGACTCCCTCTTCGAGCCGCGCCCCGGCGGCGTCCCCGTCACGATCGACGAACTCGTCGAGGTGCACGCGGAGCAGCAGCGAAGACACGATGCCACCGCCCACCCCGGCCGGATGCGGCTGCTCACCGCGTCGGAGTCCGCGGGCATGCTGGTGGCCGCCGAGATGAACGCCGCGGGGCTGCCGTGGCGTGCCGACGTGCACCGGGACCTCTTGAACGAACTGCTCGGCGAGCGGTACGCGGGCCGGGGCGAACCCCGCCGCCTCGCCGAGCTCGCCGACGACGTGTCCGCCGCGTTCGGCCGCCGCGTCCGCCCGGACCTCGCCGCCGACGTGGTGAAGGCCTTCGCGCAGGCCGGAATCAAGGTGAAGTCGACGCGGCGCTGGGAGCTGGAGGGGCTCGACCACCCGGCGGTGAAGCCCCTGATCGAGTACAAGAAGCTGTACCGGATCTGGACGGCACACGGCTGGAGCTGGCTCCAGGACTGGGTGCACGACGGACGCTTCCGCCCCGAGTACACCCCGGGCGGCTCGGTCAGCGGCCGCTGGACGACCAACGGCGGCGGTGCGCTGCAGATCCCGAAGATCATCCGCAGGGCCGTCGTCGCCGACCCGGGCTGGCGGCTGGTCGTGGCGGACGCCGACCAGATGGAGCCGAGGGTCCTCGCCGCGATCTCCCGCGACCGGGGCCTGATGGAGGTGGCGGGCAGCGAGGAGGACCTGTACACCCGCCTGTCGGACCGCGCCTTCTCCGGCGACCGCGACCACGCGAAGATCGCGCTGCTGGGCGCGGTGTACGGCCAGACGTCGGGCGACGGCCTGAAGAACCTCGCCGCACTCCGCCGCCGCTTCCCGCTGGCCGTGGCGTACGTCGACGACGCGGCGAAGGCGGGCGAGGAGGGCAGGCTCGTAAGGACCTGGCTGGGCCGGACGAGTCCTCCGGCGGCGGGCGCGGGCGAGGACGACGAGGCGGGCATCCCGCAGGAGGAGGCCGCAAGCAGTAGCGGTGGTGGGCTCGGCTCCGGCAGCGAAGAGTTCGTTCCCGGGTACGCGTCCAGCAACGCACGTGCGCGGGGCCGCTTCACGCGCAACTTCGTCGTGCAGGGCAGCGCCGCGGACTGGGCGCTGCTGATGCTGGCCGCCCTGCGGCGGACGATCACGGAGGGCGGACTGCGGGCCGAGCTCGTGTTCTTCCAGCACGACGAGGTCATCGTGCACTGTCCCGCGGATGAGGCGGAGACGGTGGCGCTGGCCGTGCGCGAGGCGGGTGATCTCGCGGGCCGGATCGCGTTCGGGGAGACGCCGGTCCGCTTCCCGTTCACCACGGCGATCGTGGAGTGCTACGCGGACGCGAAGTGA
- a CDS encoding nitrilase-related carbon-nitrogen hydrolase produces MRVALAQTDCALGDVGRNLDTARDHIAQAAAQGADLVVFPELSLHGYHLGGLEKDTSITTDDPRVLTLSAPEDPDGTEGPGGSRRPDVLLGFHEHTSLRAYNTAAYYTGGRLLHVHRKLYLPNYLAWEERKHVSPGQHLRAYDLPGGHGRAATLICNDAWQPVLPWLAVQDGAEVIVVPTNSAASLDPEAMDTGLYWDTLLSYTARMLQCWVVFVNRVGNENGASFWGGSRVVDPRGTVVAQAPKWEPGLVTVDIDVHEARRQRRAVPLVAEARLGMVDREVRRLIDEGGDS; encoded by the coding sequence ATGCGAGTCGCGCTGGCACAGACCGACTGCGCCCTGGGAGACGTCGGCCGGAACCTGGACACCGCACGGGACCACATCGCCCAGGCCGCGGCCCAGGGCGCGGACCTCGTCGTCTTCCCGGAGCTGAGCCTGCACGGCTACCACTTGGGCGGCCTGGAGAAGGACACGTCGATCACGACGGACGACCCGCGCGTGCTCACCCTCTCCGCCCCCGAAGACCCCGACGGCACCGAAGGCCCAGGAGGCTCACGCCGCCCCGACGTCCTCCTCGGCTTCCACGAGCACACCAGCCTGCGCGCGTACAACACCGCGGCGTACTACACGGGCGGCCGCCTCCTGCACGTACACCGGAAGCTGTACCTCCCCAACTACCTGGCGTGGGAGGAACGCAAGCACGTCAGCCCGGGGCAGCACCTGCGCGCGTACGACCTGCCCGGCGGGCACGGCCGCGCCGCCACGCTCATCTGCAACGACGCCTGGCAGCCCGTCCTGCCGTGGCTCGCCGTGCAGGACGGCGCCGAAGTCATCGTCGTACCGACGAACAGCGCGGCCAGCCTGGACCCGGAGGCGATGGACACCGGCCTGTACTGGGACACACTGCTCTCGTACACCGCCCGCATGCTCCAGTGCTGGGTCGTCTTCGTGAACCGCGTCGGCAACGAGAACGGCGCCTCCTTCTGGGGCGGCTCCCGCGTCGTCGACCCGCGCGGCACCGTCGTCGCGCAGGCGCCGAAGTGGGAGCCGGGACTGGTGACGGTCGACATCGACGTACACGAGGCACGCAGACAGCGCCGCGCCGTACCGCTCGTCGCCGAGGCGCGGCTCGGCATGGTGGACCGTGAGGTGCGGCGGCTCATCGACGAGGGCGGCGACAGCTGA